Within Caldanaerovirga acetigignens, the genomic segment ATTTGACGAGATTTTTAGAAGAGTGAAAGTGACAGTAGAGGCTCCTGACCTTTGTAAAAGGTACATAGCAAGGATAATAGAAGATGTAAAAATAGAGCCTTCTCCTTTCTGGATGCAAAGAAGATTGCAGCTTTGCGGAATTCGCCCCATAAACAATATTGTCGACATTACCAATTATGTTATGCTGGAATTAGGTCAGCCATTACATGCATTTGACTATGATAAATTGAGTGACGGTTCAATTATAGTTCGCAGAGGTAAGGCTGGGGAAAAGCTTATTACATTAGATGGACAGGAAAGGGAAATAACAGAAGATACTCTGGTGATTGCAGATAAAAAAGGGCCCATAGCTTTAGCAGGAGTAATGGGGGGAGAAAACACCGAGGTTACGGAGAAAACAAGAACAGTACTTTTGGAATCGGCAAATTTCCTGGGGCCCAACATCCGCCGCACGGCAAAAAGACTGGGCATTAGAACAGAGGCGTCTTTGCGCTATGAAAAAGGAATTGACCCGAATCTTGCAGAAATAGCGGCTGAGAGAGCCTGCGAGCTCATTGAAAAGTTGGGAGCAGGTAGAGTTGTTAAAGAGTACGCAGATGTATATACCAAAGTAGTTCGACCAAGAAGGTTGCAACTGAGGGTTGATAAAATAAACGCTTTGCTGGGTACCGATATTTCTAAAGAATGCATGGTTGGCATTTTGAGGAGACTGGGAATGGGCGTTGAAGACGAAGACGGAAAGACCTTTGTCATAGTTCCGACCTTTCGGACAGATATAACTCAACATGCTGATATAGCCGAAGAGATTGCCAGGATTTACGGGTATGACAATCTTCCATCGACTTTGCCGGGCAGTATCGCTACCTGTGGCGTGCTAAGTAAGAGACAGAAATTAGAAGATGAAATCAAAAAGACCCTTTCGGATTTAGGATTTTCGGAAATATACACTTATTCATTTATCAGTCCCAGTGCTTTCGACAAGCTAAAAGTGCCGTTCGACCACGAGGTTCGCAAAGCCGTAAGGTTAATGAACCCTCTAGGTGAAGAACACAGCGTAATGAGGACCACGCTGCTCGACGGGATCCTCCAAGTGGTTAAGTTCAACTTAAATCAAAAACAGAAAAGAATACGCATTTTCGAGGTGGGGAAGGTTTTCCTGCCAAAAGAGTTGCCTTTAAAAGAACTGCCCAGAGAAAAGAAAATGATAGGTCTTGCAGTTTGTGAAGAAAAACTGGACTTTTATTACCTGAAAGGAATAGTGGAAGCGATCTTTTCAAAGTTAAAGATAGATAATCCTAAATTTAACCCGGACCAGTATTTTGCCTTCCACCCCGGAAGGACTGCTAGCATTTCCGTAGGGGGCGAAATCGCGGGGTATATAGGAGAAATTCATCCGGATGTGATGGAAAATTATGACATGGAAGATAAAAGGGTTTATGTTGCGGAGCTTGATATGGAACTATTGCTGGACAAAGCAGCAACTGAAGTAAAGTACCAGCCGCTTCCCAAGTTCCCGGCTGCGGAAAGAGATGTGGCTATAGTTGTAAAGGAAAGCGTTGCTGCGGGCGACATAATGGAAGCCATAAGGGAAATAGGTGGAGAGCTGTTGGAGAACGTGGAACTATTCGACATTTACAGAGGGGAACAGATAGCGAGAGGCTGCAAAAGTCTTGCCTTTTCATTGACCTATAGAGCGAAAGACAGGACGCTGACGGATGAAGAAATAAACGACCTACACGCTAAAATAATTGAAGGCATACTTGAAAGGTTTGATGGTCGCCTGAGGGAGTAAAGAGCGGGAGGATAAGGGATGGAAAAAGAGCCGGATGTCACA encodes:
- the pheT gene encoding phenylalanine--tRNA ligase subunit beta, with protein sequence MRVPMKWLKEFVDYKGSVEEFAEKLTMSGSSVETVEYVGRDIKNVVIGEVLEIKRHPHAEKLLVAKVDTKERVLQVITGAQNIKKGDKVAVALPGATIEGGKKIGVQNIKGMESEGMLCSAKELGLDDHGLREDMKKGLLVLPEDAPVGKDIKEYIEIEDAVVEFELTPNRADCFSILGIAREAAATFNIPLKVAFSTSGEIMQFDEIFRRVKVTVEAPDLCKRYIARIIEDVKIEPSPFWMQRRLQLCGIRPINNIVDITNYVMLELGQPLHAFDYDKLSDGSIIVRRGKAGEKLITLDGQEREITEDTLVIADKKGPIALAGVMGGENTEVTEKTRTVLLESANFLGPNIRRTAKRLGIRTEASLRYEKGIDPNLAEIAAERACELIEKLGAGRVVKEYADVYTKVVRPRRLQLRVDKINALLGTDISKECMVGILRRLGMGVEDEDGKTFVIVPTFRTDITQHADIAEEIARIYGYDNLPSTLPGSIATCGVLSKRQKLEDEIKKTLSDLGFSEIYTYSFISPSAFDKLKVPFDHEVRKAVRLMNPLGEEHSVMRTTLLDGILQVVKFNLNQKQKRIRIFEVGKVFLPKELPLKELPREKKMIGLAVCEEKLDFYYLKGIVEAIFSKLKIDNPKFNPDQYFAFHPGRTASISVGGEIAGYIGEIHPDVMENYDMEDKRVYVAELDMELLLDKAATEVKYQPLPKFPAAERDVAIVVKESVAAGDIMEAIREIGGELLENVELFDIYRGEQIARGCKSLAFSLTYRAKDRTLTDEEINDLHAKIIEGILERFDGRLRE